caaagcaaattttttttctttcgttggttgcataaaacaaatttaGTCCATACCATATGGCATCAACTAACCAGCCATACATTTCTAGGGCTGAAACTAACACCTTCATAGCCTCAAGTTTTGCAGTTATGGTTTCTCATCCTTGAAGTTTATGCTTTTCATAGGAAGAACATTTTGCACCTGCGGTAATAATTATTCAAGGCTAGCAACttagctttttttttcccgCTCTCGGACATTTCAGTTCGGCCTGCTATCAAGCGTACTCATTAATGTCCGGGAGCAGTGAACCAGTGTCTTCAGGAAATAGTTGGAGAGGTTCAACCGCATTTCTTTCCTGGACATGGTGATGACTGTGAGTTGCTGCTTCTGACAGGTTAGAGTTGAGGTTCGCAGACCATGAAAAGGAGTTCCCAGTCTGTTCAACTAGCGAAGGTGCTGTGTACTCTGCTGGAAACCAGCCCCTCAATCCATTTGATCTTCTCATGTAAGCGTCTGCAGCAGATGAAGAGGAATTGGTTGGTGTCTGCTGCATCCTTCGTAAGTTGGAATAAACTGGATCATTGCTTCCTTgataacccaaaccaaatgGAGATTCAGTAGCAATTTGAACAAGCATCCTACAAGGAAAAGGTGCATGTAAGATATTTAAGGCGCAGTGTAAAGTAGCAAGGCTAAGAAAAATGAGGGTCAATGAACACAATGCAGGTTCAGAGTGACTTGggatattttaataatatgaTGTATCCCTCATGAGCCATGACATTATTCCAGCATAACCAAGCCTGGCCCATCAGTTTTTCTCAGGTTTATGTCAAATAATAAATGTTATCTATGAAGCTAAAAGCACATGCCATTActctcatatttataaaaGCGTTCATATTAGATGTGATTGGCTGACCTTGGTCGAAATCCGCATTGTCAGTTCAATTAACTCAGGTACGGATAATGAGCGTTGAGTTTATCAAAAGCTTACCCACGCTCAACGATTCGAGGAACAAATGGTTCATTTGGCATAGCATGAAAATCAAGCCCAGCACTCAAGGTTGCAGATCTAACTGAAGCCCAATTTGCACCACTGGTATGGTCACCCCTTGAAAACGAATTGATACAGGTATCACATATGAAAGGATCACATCTCCAGTTAACCTGGGAAGTAAATACCCCACTGTGTACAGGAGGGACATTCAATTGATGGCTGGTATTAGGATTACCAGCAAAGACGGCATAGGGGTCAACGAAATTTCCATCTGCATCTTCAATATGTGATTCTAAGTCTGTTGTTAAACAAGTTTTCTATTAACtggttatttaaatttaaggTGGGAGCAGAAGAAAATGAACTTACAGCCAGGTGATGGTAACCTTGTTTCCCTGCAAGTTTCAAAACATCCACATGTAAAACAAAGaccaaaaaatacacaaacCATAACATCTTTAGTAATTATTATCTCCAATCTCAATAAACTGCCGGGAAATAGAGGTGAATTTCACGATTCTTGAAAACCTAGGACAATTAAACTTTCTGCGTACACTATCGGTTTCCtttcaatttgtttatttattttttcattcaaagatGAACACAGAAATCATCTCTCTTTACGGTCCTATACCTTGGACCCAAACCTCTAGAATACAATCAGAATCTAATCAATCTGATTATTTCTGTTTTCAGATAACAGCTACTAAATAATCTGCACTAAAAAGCAACAAATATGGTATTTCGGCCAGATgttaaaaatcacttaaaaacACATTACATTTACattgaatttatttatctgGGTTATTCATTTTTCCGTAAGTTTGGGATAAATGTTTCTGCATGAAAGACTCAGCAACTAAATACACCAGAGGAGAAATTCAGCCTCTTGACTAGAAATAATCAAGGACATTAGATAGAGGTATCCTTGAGCTTCAAACTTACTTTTGGTATGGGTATTTAGAAGACTCATAAACAATATCAATTggcaaaataaaaatgaggaCTCATGCAGCAGGCAATGCCCAATATGGGATTGGGGGACCAAAGGAAGATGGAACTGAGAATAATTTGGATGAAGGAAGCCTCATCAATAATTCCAATAATCCCATTCTTTAGAGATGGCCCTTCTCAAGTTCTATCATAGAATCCCCTTGTTTACTATAGACTCACTTCTAGACATTTCAATGAAACTGCTACCTAGGCAAACTTGTAATTCCATTATAGTTGTTCATCAATAGCATATCCCCACCAAGTAAACAGCATTACCATAGCATAAAGATAACCACACAAGCAACACAAAAATTCATTTCAGATGGGATATATCAGCATctcaaaaggaaagaatccaAGCACAACTAGCAACTACTAATTGAAGTCCTGGGCTACAAGTTTTTTTAACTCATCAATCTGACAACCTATTAGATGAACACATAAACAACACGCATTCACATAGTACAATTTAATATCTAGAGTTGAAGTTTTTATAGTTAACTAAAAACACAACTTTCACATGCCACTGATAGCCCAAAACTATTCTAGGCTTAACAATTCCCAGTAATTAATGTTTAAGATCAATAAATATTCAAGTGATATTGAAGATAGTATAATGGCAAATTTTAACACAAAAATGAAGCAAAAGGAAAGTAAAGACCTTGCACAGGAGAAATAATGCTTACCAAGTATAGTGACGTACAAAAGTTCCATTTCCCTGGAACATCCACAAATGTATTTACAAATTAAGACGAACGACTTAGAGAAACTGATGATCACATCAAGTGATGTacttatacatatatatatatatatatttatatataatatgacaACGAAtcatggaaaaaaaacattgaacaTCCAGGTATGGCTATAAAACCATGAAAACATGTTGCAAAGATTATATTCCATGTGTGTGTTAtgatgaaaaatacaaattgcTTAGTgatgaaaaagaacaaagtaATCTAAAATTCTGTATATGAGGCAGAATCAGTCACACATTTGTTGATATTTCGAGGCCGAACCAAAAACTGATAGCATAAAATGACATTTTAAGTGTCCTCAGTTGGTTTTACAAATAATTTCCTTTACCAGTTGTGTTACTCAATGCACCCACTAAAGCAAGTCAAAATGAGCGAGAAAAATGAGTGTTCGCAGCCTTAAGGAAACTATAAATTGGTacaaaagtaattaaattataagtaGTCTTTGCTTTTACCATGTCAATGAAATCCACAGGCTCCTCATCCATCCCCTCATATAAGTCAGGCTCAGGGCTACCATTCTCAAAACACCTCCATACACCATTCTCAATCTCACGGCAATTTGGGCATTCCATGACACCTTTTACATTGAATGCAGAACCGATGCAAtctgaagaaaaaggaaagcacATGACAtcagaaaaaataacaaaattccACGAACAGACAAAATTAAGTAAATATTTCATGATTTAGGAGGTTAACTTTTTTTCGGCAGCCAAAAGGTGTAAGGTGAAAATCTACCAAACCTAGGAAATGTGACCCTCTACTATCATTCATAAATGCCTTTCTTTTTGTGACCTTATATCATACCGTAATTCTCACAAGGCGTGTATTAGCACCTAGGAGATAAGCATAAACCAAGACACAAATCAATATTTAGACCAAAAATCATTTTGAACTTCATTAGGATTTAGGAGTTTCCATAGCTCACCCATAAAAGCTAATATGCCTTCGTAAATGTACATGTATACACACAAACACACCCCATGTTAGACATGTCTACAAATGATAAATCCAATAAATCCTACTTTTAAAACAGCCAATTCGTCGAACAGCTTAGGCACATAGAGtcacaaaacaaattttacGCAACCCGATTCGTTTTCCTGATCCAAAGTCAAACAGTacagagttttttttctttctttcattaattacagGACACCGACTATTGAGCTCATAGTTCCAACACACACACCAGCATACCTTCATCAAataccagaaaaagaaaatagtaaCAGCAATTAAAACACTAATGACatcaacaacaataataacaGTGACAATCATTTCTATGGTACCCCGTAATAATCATTAacaataattttgaaaaaaaaatatacacatatatcATTTAGTaaagaaagaacagaaaataaaagaaatatatgtaaaagtTGGCGAAGTCTATGTGATTTACTCACCGAGATGAAACGAGTGAGAGCAGCGAAGCCTGACGACAGTACGGCCACAGTCATCGGAGACGTCGTCCATGCAGATGGAGCACTTGACAGTCGAGGAAGACGAAGCGGGCGACGTCGCGTTGTCCATTTGCGCCCGAGCAAAGAAAACCCCCACAGAGACTGAGAGTATGTGAGAAGAAGAGCAGAGcagaggatgaagaagaagaagaagcaaagaaaGGGGCGCAGTGGCACAGACATTTATACAGCCAGAGAATCATTGCTCCTCAGGAAGAACCAAATGGGTTGTCACCCGCGTCTATATATGGTAACTTGTCAATGGGAGTGGCAAGTACATCTATTTCAAATCCGAAGATTGGGTTCCCCTGCGGTCGAGTCCATGAGAAGTGATCGCGTTGGCGATTGTGTGGCAAACATGTGGAGGGTTTTTGTATACGTTATTTGATGATTGGGCGGTCTAtgcttggttttattattgaaaagataataaataaaaaatagaatttgaCGTAGCATGACACAACTGTCacataaaaaaatcaattaatacGGTCAATATTATGTCTAAATAACATTACccttaaattattaataagtATTCTTCGTTGTGACAGCTGATGTCAGTGTGTCGTTACTTGAACATTCCACAAGCTTTATCCATATCCTCGTGAAATTGGTGTGAAGGCCAGGGCTATCTGATGTAATTTCCTTGTTTGTCTTGGGCATTTGGttagccaaaaagaaaatgaaactgGTTGTGAGAAAACACATTCTCACTTGAGCTTTCGCGCAGTGGGTCAATAGTTCTTATTCAATGAGGAACTTTCAAATACACAAAAGTGTAATTTAGCATGGCACAACTCAGTA
The window above is part of the Prunus dulcis chromosome 1, ALMONDv2, whole genome shotgun sequence genome. Proteins encoded here:
- the LOC117620883 gene encoding uncharacterized protein LOC117620883 isoform X1 — encoded protein: MDNATSPASSSSTVKCSICMDDVSDDCGRTVVRLRCSHSFHLDCIGSAFNVKGVMECPNCREIENGVWRCFENGSPEPDLYEGMDEEPVDFIDMGNGTFVRHYTWETRLPSPGYLESHIEDADGNFVDPYAVFAGNPNTSHQLNVPPVHSGVFTSQVNWRCDPFICDTCINSFSRGDHTSGANWASVRSATLSAGLDFHAMPNEPFVPRIVERGMLVQIATESPFGLGYQGSNDPVYSNLRRMQQTPTNSSSSAADAYMRRSNGLRGWFPAEYTAPSLVEQTGNSFSWSANLNSNLSEAATHSHHHVQERNAVEPLQLFPEDTGSLLPDINEYA
- the LOC117620883 gene encoding uncharacterized protein LOC117620883 isoform X2; this translates as MDNATSPASSSSTVKCSICMDDVSDDCGRTVVRLRCSHSFHLDCIGSAFNVKGVMECPNCREIENGVWRCFENGSPEPDLYEGMDEEPVDFIDMGNGTFVRHYTWETRLPSPGYADGNFVDPYAVFAGNPNTSHQLNVPPVHSGVFTSQVNWRCDPFICDTCINSFSRGDHTSGANWASVRSATLSAGLDFHAMPNEPFVPRIVERGMLVQIATESPFGLGYQGSNDPVYSNLRRMQQTPTNSSSSAADAYMRRSNGLRGWFPAEYTAPSLVEQTGNSFSWSANLNSNLSEAATHSHHHVQERNAVEPLQLFPEDTGSLLPDINEYA
- the LOC117620883 gene encoding uncharacterized protein LOC117620883 isoform X3 produces the protein MDNATSPASSSSTVKCSICMDDVSDDCGRTVVRLRCSHSFHLDCIGSAFNVKGVMECPNCREIENGVWRCFENGSPEPDLYEGMDEEPVDFIDMGNGTFVRHYTWETRLPSPGYGNFVDPYAVFAGNPNTSHQLNVPPVHSGVFTSQVNWRCDPFICDTCINSFSRGDHTSGANWASVRSATLSAGLDFHAMPNEPFVPRIVERGMLVQIATESPFGLGYQGSNDPVYSNLRRMQQTPTNSSSSAADAYMRRSNGLRGWFPAEYTAPSLVEQTGNSFSWSANLNSNLSEAATHSHHHVQERNAVEPLQLFPEDTGSLLPDINEYA